A DNA window from Bacillus carboniphilus contains the following coding sequences:
- a CDS encoding GNAT family N-acetyltransferase produces the protein MTHTKHITFVEYSEKYAGQVAQMWNESRDSWGGDQTVKTAEYIQTSEANSGNITTFLALDEQKVVGYCGLSEYRDDTGALYIPLLNVHPDYHGQRLGKQLVFKAIEKTIELGWPRLDLYTWPGNTKAVPLYKKCGFFWEDRDDRTHLLNFMPTVMNHPLSKTFFEENNWYSSLRRSLEVKPDGRKENGFTYFTYHFEGGHGKSIDCDFELTGRSLRSINTNDYCFELSLPNHELIEGEKYEATLRVVNKKGVPLSCKLSTSETERIKGATSNEYDIKMGESIYHLPFQLKKTELGEPTKGKSHPLYAVHIEIDGIEFTLSVGVKPKQAAKLKTTLKNTYSKPGSTSTLYAEIESFLDYDSTFDIIPIADESIDYPLKSIQVSVERKGVKVVEIPCVIKKPGIHSERWIIKTNNPNQPVNQFSNKQSIWIPGVGSIGFGETDDEWSIGNGFTRVILHKETNLVEVKRSGQKEGFTHFRFPLIGKPYSSELSKKRAEVSFEVKNGYVQLNASYNVTTHPGLQICSVFTLKQDGLLEYSIKLDNNGEEVYKDLFIDQNFYHSLTKTTTALDGEIILLDEPKETEFVNIDFNKFSEPWLFTEYKPYHYGISWPKEAYAFFQGWLFHLEHTVKLLKPNESIILEPITVAAGTFQSWEEFRSYTIGQDVTEELAYQEGFRIYPGDHNPVMRSEEINLHLQSSQLLSVSGRAQVKYEEKILSEKKLNDKQVLSNEFKIDTSYFKVGLNKVKGELISPSRDIEASIHLLKMDIKDRVKTVIEKEENHTVWNSENGPLKWAGAPTFFPGVHSLKLDGTEWLATSYPTSSPKLWWNPWSGGIRHQIQGISNFSVAKEHSVMDEVVVLDQHSNEWTGLKVTTNFVHHLEWKGLQFTQYFVSLPGVPIIAVFASLQHPTKWIHDVNIMQVANFLTENGLDPTVSYEENRKRYTYRGGIDEHVVSRPNSTCCDRLQLQGRKGYLQFLDPDVSNVHEWYLHKEVTQRAVQQKVSAYSGEKVYTRPHFYISHPHPIVKTSLTLLNTLSLKEEGSHENN, from the coding sequence ATGACACATACTAAACACATTACATTTGTTGAATATAGTGAGAAATACGCTGGCCAAGTTGCTCAAATGTGGAATGAGAGTCGGGATAGCTGGGGTGGGGATCAAACCGTTAAAACAGCAGAATATATCCAGACTAGTGAAGCTAATTCAGGTAACATAACTACTTTTTTAGCCTTGGATGAACAGAAGGTGGTGGGATACTGTGGACTTTCCGAATATCGGGATGATACAGGTGCTTTATACATCCCATTGCTGAATGTTCATCCAGATTATCATGGGCAGAGGTTAGGTAAGCAACTTGTTTTTAAAGCGATTGAGAAAACCATTGAGTTAGGATGGCCACGACTTGATTTATATACCTGGCCAGGAAATACAAAAGCGGTACCACTATATAAAAAATGCGGTTTCTTTTGGGAGGACCGAGATGACCGTACCCATTTATTGAATTTTATGCCAACAGTAATGAATCACCCTTTATCGAAAACATTTTTTGAAGAAAATAATTGGTATTCTTCATTAAGACGGTCGTTAGAAGTGAAACCAGATGGTCGTAAGGAGAATGGGTTTACATATTTCACTTATCATTTTGAGGGGGGACATGGTAAGAGTATTGACTGTGACTTTGAATTAACCGGTCGCTCTTTACGTTCAATAAATACGAACGATTATTGCTTTGAACTTTCTCTTCCAAACCACGAGTTAATTGAAGGAGAAAAATATGAAGCTACTTTAAGGGTAGTCAATAAAAAAGGCGTTCCACTCTCTTGTAAACTATCAACTTCTGAAACAGAGAGAATAAAAGGTGCCACTTCTAATGAATATGATATAAAAATGGGAGAGAGTATTTATCATCTTCCTTTCCAATTAAAAAAGACTGAACTTGGGGAGCCTACTAAAGGAAAGTCGCATCCACTTTATGCTGTTCATATAGAGATTGATGGAATTGAATTTACACTAAGCGTAGGTGTAAAACCAAAGCAAGCTGCGAAGTTAAAAACCACGTTAAAGAATACGTATAGCAAGCCAGGTTCAACTTCAACATTGTATGCAGAAATTGAAAGTTTCTTAGATTATGACTCTACATTCGATATTATCCCGATTGCAGATGAAAGCATAGATTATCCGCTGAAATCGATACAAGTGTCTGTTGAAAGAAAAGGAGTAAAGGTAGTAGAGATTCCTTGTGTAATTAAAAAACCTGGAATACACAGTGAAAGATGGATTATTAAAACAAATAACCCGAATCAACCTGTCAATCAGTTTTCTAATAAGCAATCAATATGGATTCCAGGAGTCGGTTCGATTGGGTTTGGCGAAACGGATGATGAATGGAGTATTGGCAACGGGTTTACAAGGGTTATTCTGCACAAGGAAACTAACCTAGTTGAGGTAAAGAGATCAGGTCAAAAAGAAGGCTTTACTCACTTTCGATTTCCTTTGATTGGAAAACCATATTCTAGTGAACTGTCAAAAAAGAGAGCAGAAGTTAGCTTCGAAGTTAAAAATGGGTATGTTCAATTGAATGCTTCCTATAATGTGACTACACACCCTGGTCTACAAATATGTTCGGTTTTCACCTTGAAACAAGACGGGTTACTAGAGTATTCAATCAAGTTAGATAACAATGGTGAAGAAGTCTACAAGGACCTGTTTATTGATCAGAATTTCTATCACAGTTTAACAAAGACTACCACCGCACTAGACGGAGAAATCATATTGTTGGATGAGCCAAAGGAAACGGAATTTGTGAATATAGATTTTAATAAATTTTCAGAGCCTTGGTTGTTCACAGAGTACAAACCATACCATTATGGGATCTCTTGGCCAAAGGAAGCATATGCCTTTTTCCAGGGGTGGCTGTTCCATTTAGAGCATACAGTCAAGCTATTGAAACCTAACGAGTCGATCATCTTAGAACCAATCACAGTAGCAGCCGGTACGTTCCAGAGCTGGGAAGAATTTCGTAGCTATACCATAGGGCAAGATGTAACGGAGGAGTTAGCGTATCAAGAAGGCTTCCGTATTTATCCAGGGGACCATAACCCTGTTATGCGAAGCGAAGAAATCAACTTGCACCTACAATCATCGCAACTTTTATCTGTATCTGGACGTGCACAGGTAAAATACGAAGAAAAGATCCTAAGTGAAAAAAAGCTAAATGATAAGCAAGTGTTAAGTAACGAATTTAAAATTGATACATCTTATTTTAAAGTAGGGCTTAATAAAGTAAAGGGGGAGCTTATTTCCCCTAGTCGAGACATAGAGGCATCCATTCATCTATTAAAGATGGATATAAAGGATCGTGTAAAAACAGTTATTGAAAAAGAAGAAAATCATACGGTTTGGAATTCCGAAAATGGTCCACTTAAATGGGCAGGTGCACCTACATTCTTTCCAGGAGTCCATTCATTAAAATTGGATGGTACAGAGTGGTTGGCAACTTCATATCCAACTAGTTCACCTAAACTATGGTGGAATCCATGGAGTGGAGGTATTCGACATCAGATACAAGGAATATCAAACTTTTCTGTTGCTAAAGAACATTCAGTTATGGACGAAGTAGTAGTACTCGATCAGCATTCGAATGAGTGGACTGGTTTAAAAGTAACCACAAATTTTGTTCATCACCTTGAATGGAAGGGACTACAATTTACTCAGTATTTTGTTAGTCTTCCAGGTGTTCCTATTATCGCAGTGTTTGCCAGTCTTCAACATCCAACGAAATGGATTCATGATGTAAACATTATGCAGGTTGCTAATTTCCTAACGGAGAATGGATTGGATCCAACTGTTTCCTATGAGGAAAATAGGAAAAGATACACGTATCGTGGTGGAATCGATGAACATGTCGTTAGCCGACCAAATAGCACCTGTTGTGACCGGCTTCAACTTCAGGGAAGAAAGGGTTATTTGCAATTCCTTGACCCTGATGTATCAAACGTACATGAATGGTATTTGCATAAAGAGGTCACGCAACGTGCTGTACAGCAAAAGGTTTCCGCATACTCTGGAGAAAAAGTGTATACACGACCACACTTTTATATTAGTCATCCACATCCAATTGTAAAAACATCACTAACTTTATTGAATACACTTAGCCTAAAGGAAGAGGGTAGTCATGAAAATAATTGA
- a CDS encoding metal ABC transporter substrate-binding protein, with protein MKTFWKLMFATVVSLFLIVGCSKSGDSGGKKGDHLQVVTTYSILFDIVSNIGGDLVEVHSLAPIGSNPHEYDPLPLDVQKTTDADAVFYNGLNLEAGNAWFEKLLETAGKSDDDSPVFRLSEGVEPMYLTSDGNEGEEDPHAWLDIQNGIRYAENARDALVKVDPENAEIYEENAEKYIEELRKLHEEALERFGQIPKEERYLVTSEGAFKYFSKAYDFEAGYIWEINAENQGTPEQVTQVVDLIRSRNIPVLFVETSIDPRSMEMVSNETGVAIGGKLFTDSLGKPGEDGDTYIKMMKWNIDVILENLLQE; from the coding sequence TTGAAAACTTTTTGGAAATTGATGTTCGCGACTGTTGTTTCGCTTTTTCTAATTGTTGGATGTAGTAAGTCTGGAGACTCAGGCGGGAAAAAGGGTGATCATTTACAAGTTGTTACAACATATTCAATCTTGTTCGATATTGTAAGCAATATTGGGGGAGATTTAGTGGAAGTCCATAGTTTGGCACCAATTGGATCAAACCCTCATGAGTATGACCCATTACCACTTGATGTTCAAAAAACAACGGATGCAGATGCTGTTTTTTATAATGGCTTAAATCTAGAGGCAGGAAATGCATGGTTTGAGAAATTATTGGAGACTGCCGGAAAATCTGATGATGATAGTCCGGTATTCAGATTAAGTGAAGGTGTCGAACCCATGTATTTAACGTCAGATGGGAATGAAGGTGAAGAAGATCCACATGCATGGTTAGATATACAAAATGGTATACGATATGCTGAAAATGCAAGGGATGCTTTAGTGAAAGTAGACCCAGAAAATGCTGAAATTTATGAAGAAAACGCAGAAAAATATATAGAAGAGTTGAGGAAGTTGCATGAAGAGGCATTGGAACGTTTCGGCCAAATTCCTAAAGAAGAAAGATATTTAGTAACCAGTGAGGGAGCGTTTAAATATTTCTCAAAAGCTTATGATTTTGAGGCGGGTTATATTTGGGAAATTAACGCTGAAAATCAAGGGACACCTGAACAAGTAACTCAGGTTGTTGATTTAATTCGTTCTAGAAATATTCCTGTCTTATTTGTAGAAACCAGTATAGATCCCCGTAGTATGGAAATGGTATCTAATGAAACCGGTGTTGCTATTGGCGGGAAGCTTTTCACAGATTCACTTGGTAAGCCAGGAGAAGATGGGGATACCTACATTAAGATGATGAAGTGGAATATCGACGTAATATTGGAAAACTTACTACAGGAATAG
- a CDS encoding metal ABC transporter permease — protein MSFFEAVIQYEFLQKALLTSTMVGIICGIVGCFIILRGMALMGDAISHAVLPGVAIAYMLGVHFFIGAVISGVLTAMGIGFISQNSRIKHDISIGIMFTAAFALGIILITLMKSSTDLYHILFGNVLAVRSSDMWTTMGIGVVVLFSIYLFYKELLVSSFDPTMAGAYGLPIRLIHYFLMTLLTLVTVASLQTVGIVLVVAMLITPAATAYLLTDRLSTMLFLAAGFGVIASIIGLFFSFTYNLASGATIVLVSTFLFLVAFTFSPKQGVVIRAIRTRKTKRIQLS, from the coding sequence ATGTCTTTTTTTGAAGCGGTTATTCAATATGAATTCTTGCAAAAGGCTCTACTTACATCTACGATGGTCGGGATTATATGCGGGATAGTGGGCTGTTTCATCATTTTAAGAGGAATGGCTTTAATGGGGGATGCCATATCACATGCAGTTTTACCAGGAGTGGCGATTGCGTATATGCTAGGCGTTCACTTTTTTATTGGAGCTGTTATTTCTGGAGTGCTGACTGCTATGGGAATCGGGTTCATCAGCCAAAATAGTCGGATTAAACATGATATTTCAATCGGGATTATGTTTACCGCAGCTTTTGCACTTGGTATTATCCTAATCACGCTCATGAAGAGCAGTACAGATTTATATCATATTTTATTCGGTAACGTTCTAGCCGTTAGATCTTCTGATATGTGGACGACTATGGGAATTGGTGTTGTCGTTCTATTCTCTATTTATTTGTTTTATAAAGAACTGTTGGTTTCATCCTTTGATCCTACGATGGCAGGAGCTTATGGATTGCCAATTAGACTAATTCATTACTTTTTGATGACACTACTTACCTTAGTTACGGTAGCCTCCTTACAAACAGTAGGTATTGTGTTAGTGGTAGCCATGCTTATTACGCCAGCTGCAACGGCTTATCTGTTAACAGATCGATTATCCACTATGCTCTTTCTAGCGGCAGGATTTGGAGTAATAGCATCCATAATAGGTTTGTTCTTTAGCTTTACGTATAACTTGGCGTCTGGTGCCACAATCGTATTGGTTTCAACTTTCTTGTTTCTAGTGGCCTTTACCTTTTCCCCAAAACAAGGGGTAGTCATTCGTGCTATAAGAACAAGAAAGACAAAAAGAATACAGCTATCTTGA
- a CDS encoding DegV family protein has product MKKIAWVTDSTMYLDHQLKEDPDLYVLPMTIFMDEKEYQDGVDLTPEEFYARLETTTTIPKTSQPSVGVFHALYEKLAENYDAIISIHISGKLSGTVSSSEQAAQMTDIPVYTIDSEILTYPLTALLKYGKKLLSQGMEIEEVVDNINKMKKSSETFVIVGSLEQLHRSGRLKGLSFYLGSMLDVKPIIRIKEGALEIKEKVRGVKKAKQALTKYFQKSYENHPISEAYIVYGLDDSEATMWAKTLKELYPETSFSAYPLGAVIGVHAGKNTLGICWFNDTEGVL; this is encoded by the coding sequence TTGAAAAAGATTGCTTGGGTAACAGATAGTACCATGTATTTAGATCATCAGCTTAAGGAAGATCCAGATTTGTATGTTCTACCAATGACCATTTTTATGGATGAAAAAGAATATCAGGATGGGGTAGACCTTACACCAGAGGAGTTTTATGCGAGATTAGAAACCACAACCACTATTCCTAAAACCTCTCAGCCTTCAGTTGGAGTATTTCATGCCTTATATGAAAAGTTAGCCGAGAACTATGATGCTATTATCTCCATTCATATTTCGGGGAAGTTGAGTGGAACGGTTTCATCAAGTGAGCAAGCAGCACAAATGACGGATATTCCTGTCTATACGATTGATTCAGAAATTTTGACCTATCCTTTAACAGCTTTATTGAAATACGGGAAAAAGCTTCTTTCACAAGGGATGGAAATTGAAGAAGTGGTTGATAACATTAATAAGATGAAAAAGAGTTCTGAGACTTTTGTCATAGTTGGTAGTTTAGAGCAGCTGCATCGTAGTGGTCGTTTAAAAGGGTTGTCCTTTTATTTAGGAAGTATGCTAGATGTGAAACCGATTATTCGAATTAAAGAAGGAGCTCTAGAAATAAAAGAAAAGGTACGGGGTGTTAAGAAAGCTAAACAAGCACTCACTAAATATTTTCAAAAATCCTATGAAAACCATCCTATCTCAGAAGCCTATATTGTTTATGGGCTAGATGATAGTGAAGCCACAATGTGGGCTAAAACACTGAAAGAACTTTATCCTGAGACATCCTTTTCTGCTTATCCATTAGGTGCAGTAATTGGAGTGCATGCAGGGAAAAATACACTAGGGATATGCTGGTTTAACGATACGGAAGGTGTTTTGTAA
- a CDS encoding amidohydrolase family protein — protein MKIIDAHMHFSNIKSFKETALHSSYVDYSGKGIVKEYKEANVVLGIGMGLTETDGLGFPDPEANSPMGLDLEPEVPSNLTVCLGINPYHLSKQALRNIEEQIQAKEVVGFKIYLGYYPFYAYDPVYAPIYDLASVYKLPVVYHTGDTYSERGLLKYSHPLTIDEVAVKYRNVNFMMAHLGDPWVLTAAEVVYKNSNVYADLSGWIVGTDKDLERHQEGRFLDHIRHALVYCDHYEKLLFGTDWPLIPVKPYIDFIGNLIPEKYHEDVFYNTALKVFPKISKLI, from the coding sequence ATGAAAATAATTGACGCACACATGCATTTTTCAAATATAAAATCCTTTAAGGAAACAGCCCTGCATAGTAGCTATGTAGATTATAGTGGGAAAGGTATAGTGAAAGAATACAAGGAAGCAAATGTGGTATTAGGCATAGGCATGGGATTAACTGAGACTGATGGTCTCGGTTTTCCTGACCCTGAGGCAAACAGCCCAATGGGTTTAGATTTAGAGCCTGAAGTTCCTTCTAATTTGACTGTATGTCTGGGAATAAACCCATATCATTTAAGTAAGCAAGCGTTAAGAAACATAGAAGAACAGATTCAGGCAAAAGAAGTGGTAGGATTTAAGATTTATTTAGGGTATTATCCTTTCTATGCTTATGATCCTGTGTATGCTCCAATCTATGATTTAGCATCCGTATACAAACTTCCTGTGGTTTACCATACTGGAGATACATATTCGGAGCGGGGGCTTTTAAAATATTCACACCCGCTAACCATTGATGAAGTAGCCGTAAAATATAGAAACGTTAATTTTATGATGGCTCATTTAGGCGATCCGTGGGTATTAACAGCAGCTGAAGTGGTATACAAAAACTCAAATGTATATGCAGACTTATCAGGATGGATTGTAGGAACAGATAAGGATCTTGAGAGACATCAAGAAGGTCGTTTTCTAGATCATATTAGACATGCACTTGTTTATTGTGATCACTATGAAAAACTCCTATTTGGAACAGATTGGCCACTTATTCCTGTTAAGCCTTACATTGATTTTATCGGAAATTTAATTCCTGAAAAATATCACGAGGATGTTTTTTATAATACGGCTTTAAAGGTTTTTCCTAAAATCTCAAAACTTATTTAA
- the mntR gene encoding transcriptional regulator MntR, whose amino-acid sequence MPTPSMEDYIEQIYLLTEQKGYARVSDIAESLSVHPSSVTKMVQKLDKDEFLIYEKYRGLVLTAKGKKLGKRLVERHELLEQFLRIIGVKEENIYGDVEGIEHHLSWNSIDRIGDLVQYFEENKQRVEELKQVQDDNNN is encoded by the coding sequence ATGCCTACCCCTAGTATGGAAGATTATATAGAGCAAATCTATTTATTAACTGAACAAAAAGGATATGCAAGAGTTTCTGATATTGCGGAGTCTCTCTCAGTGCATCCTTCTTCAGTGACGAAGATGGTACAGAAGCTCGATAAAGATGAATTTCTAATTTATGAAAAATATAGAGGCTTGGTCCTAACCGCCAAAGGAAAAAAATTAGGAAAAAGGTTAGTGGAACGCCATGAATTATTAGAGCAATTTTTGCGTATCATTGGTGTGAAAGAAGAGAACATTTATGGGGATGTAGAAGGGATTGAACACCACTTAAGCTGGAATTCAATCGACCGAATAGGTGATCTCGTTCAATATTTTGAAGAGAATAAACAAAGAGTTGAAGAACTAAAGCAGGTCCAAGATGATAATAACAACTGA
- a CDS encoding HD domain-containing protein, whose amino-acid sequence MNDLLILEEKIKELFLHEATGHDWYHIDRVRKVALFLCEQEGGNPKIVEAAALLHDVPDEKLNPSKQAGEKRFYQVLSEIPFTKTEREEIEGIVFSISFKGGNEATLTNLNAKIVRDADRLDAMGAIGVARTFAYGGSNGQPLYNPNLKVRDEMSEEEYRNQPSSSIHHFYEKLLKLKGLMTTESGRRLAEERHQFMEQFLEQFFLEWQLGQGSKQDT is encoded by the coding sequence GTGAATGACCTGTTAATTTTGGAGGAAAAAATAAAGGAATTGTTTTTACATGAGGCTACTGGACATGATTGGTATCATATTGATCGAGTCAGAAAGGTAGCTCTCTTCCTTTGTGAACAAGAAGGTGGGAACCCGAAAATTGTAGAGGCAGCTGCTCTTTTACATGATGTGCCAGATGAAAAGTTGAATCCAAGCAAGCAAGCTGGAGAAAAAAGGTTTTATCAGGTCCTATCGGAAATCCCTTTTACGAAAACAGAAAGAGAAGAAATTGAGGGAATCGTTTTTAGCATTTCGTTTAAAGGTGGAAATGAAGCTACTTTAACGAATCTTAATGCAAAGATTGTTCGAGATGCCGATAGGCTTGATGCAATGGGAGCTATTGGTGTGGCCCGAACCTTTGCTTATGGAGGGAGTAATGGCCAGCCTTTATACAACCCTAATTTGAAAGTAAGAGATGAAATGTCTGAGGAAGAGTATAGAAATCAGCCCTCCTCCTCCATACATCATTTTTATGAAAAACTACTCAAACTAAAAGGTTTAATGACAACAGAGTCTGGTAGGCGACTAGCAGAAGAAAGACACCAATTTATGGAACAATTCCTTGAACAGTTTTTCTTGGAATGGCAGTTGGGTCAAGGCTCTAAACAAGATACCTAA
- the cspD gene encoding cold-shock protein CspD: protein MQNGKVKWFNNEKGFGFIEVEGGDDVFVHFTAIQGDGYKSLEEGQEVSFEIVEGNRGPQAANVTKL from the coding sequence ATGCAAAACGGTAAAGTAAAATGGTTTAACAACGAAAAAGGTTTTGGATTTATCGAAGTTGAAGGTGGAGACGATGTATTCGTACACTTCACTGCAATCCAAGGCGATGGTTACAAGAGCTTAGAAGAAGGTCAAGAAGTTTCTTTTGAAATCGTTGAAGGAAATCGTGGACCTCAAGCTGCAAACGTGACTAAACTATAA
- a CDS encoding class I SAM-dependent methyltransferase: MNFNWQDETRVKWNQMTQFWSEKSEDMWERGSRKEIIPFMETFIKPNGFIGDLGCGDGYGSFLLYQKGFTVIGLDIAEDMIEKAKERQIEGSLTFVQGSMSSTPFEDEQFDAVMAINSLEWNESPLGTLNELRRITTEYACIGILGPTAAPRINSYSRLYDKPAICNTIMPWEFSQLATENGWEIVGNLPVYKREVKKEFVEQLPMILKQANSFMWVFMLRKTKG, translated from the coding sequence ATGAATTTTAACTGGCAGGATGAAACAAGAGTTAAATGGAATCAAATGACACAATTTTGGAGCGAAAAAAGTGAGGATATGTGGGAACGGGGTAGCAGGAAAGAAATAATCCCCTTTATGGAGACCTTTATAAAGCCTAATGGATTTATAGGTGATTTAGGGTGTGGAGATGGATACGGCTCATTTCTCCTTTATCAAAAAGGATTTACGGTTATTGGACTCGATATTGCTGAAGATATGATCGAGAAAGCAAAGGAAAGACAAATAGAAGGAAGCCTGACTTTTGTACAAGGTTCTATGTCATCAACCCCATTTGAAGACGAGCAATTCGATGCTGTAATGGCTATCAATTCACTTGAATGGAATGAATCGCCATTGGGAACTTTAAATGAATTAAGAAGAATCACTACAGAATATGCCTGTATCGGGATTCTAGGGCCAACTGCTGCTCCAAGAATCAATAGCTACTCGAGATTATATGACAAGCCGGCAATTTGTAACACCATAATGCCCTGGGAATTCTCTCAGCTAGCAACAGAAAATGGTTGGGAAATAGTAGGAAACCTTCCAGTATATAAAAGGGAAGTAAAAAAAGAATTTGTTGAACAATTACCCATGATACTAAAACAGGCAAACTCATTTATGTGGGTGTTTATGCTTAGAAAAACAAAAGGGTGA
- a CDS encoding DUF3892 domain-containing protein encodes MENEYLIGVQKNHYGEIMNFQTNTGRIISYRKAVQEIEQGILSGYDVLPNEQSLPRIHAVSMDTNTLNELPPF; translated from the coding sequence ATGGAAAATGAGTACTTAATTGGCGTTCAGAAGAACCATTACGGTGAGATTATGAATTTCCAAACGAATACAGGAAGAATTATCTCTTATCGGAAAGCAGTTCAGGAGATTGAACAAGGTATTTTATCTGGTTATGATGTTTTGCCAAATGAGCAATCTTTACCAAGAATTCACGCTGTTTCAATGGATACAAATACACTCAATGAACTGCCACCATTCTAA
- a CDS encoding metal ABC transporter ATP-binding protein yields the protein MNPAVKVNNLCISYHGKIAVKDIKLTIDQGKMVGIIGPNGAGKSTLLKAMLNIIPADCGEIEFFGKSLKDHRKSIAYVPQRSNIDWDFPISVFDTVLLGTYPNLGVFKKPKKKEKEWALECLQRVGLEEYRDRQIGELSGGQQQRVFLARALAQKSEFLFLDEPFVGVDVVSEKLIISILKELKESGKTILVVHHDLSKVNEYFEQLILLNKELISFGEVDRVFRTDILTKAYSDQFSFLKGMGVAK from the coding sequence ATGAATCCTGCTGTCAAAGTAAATAATTTATGTATTTCGTATCATGGGAAGATAGCTGTAAAGGATATCAAATTAACGATTGATCAGGGGAAAATGGTAGGGATAATTGGTCCTAACGGTGCCGGAAAATCGACCTTACTTAAGGCTATGTTAAATATCATTCCGGCTGATTGCGGTGAAATTGAGTTTTTTGGGAAGTCATTAAAGGACCATAGAAAATCCATTGCTTATGTCCCTCAAAGAAGCAATATTGATTGGGACTTTCCAATAAGCGTATTTGACACTGTGTTATTAGGAACTTATCCAAATTTAGGTGTTTTTAAAAAGCCCAAGAAAAAGGAAAAAGAGTGGGCTCTTGAGTGTCTGCAGCGGGTTGGTCTGGAAGAATACCGTGATCGTCAAATAGGAGAATTATCAGGTGGACAACAACAACGTGTATTTTTAGCAAGAGCCCTTGCTCAAAAGTCGGAGTTTCTGTTCCTTGACGAGCCATTTGTTGGGGTTGATGTAGTCAGTGAAAAGTTGATTATCTCAATCCTGAAAGAATTAAAAGAAAGTGGTAAGACGATATTGGTGGTCCATCATGATTTGAGTAAGGTTAATGAATACTTCGAACAGCTTATTTTATTGAATAAAGAACTAATTAGTTTTGGGGAAGTGGATCGAGTTTTTAGAACGGATATTTTAACCAAGGCTTATTCCGATCAGTTTTCGTTTTTAAAGGGAATGGGGGTGGCAAAATAA